A single genomic interval of Panthera tigris isolate Pti1 chromosome E3, P.tigris_Pti1_mat1.1, whole genome shotgun sequence harbors:
- the LAMTOR4 gene encoding ragulator complex protein LAMTOR4 isoform X1 yields MTSALTQGLERIPDQLGYLVLSEGAVLASSGDLENDEQAASAISELVSTACGFRLHHSTNIPFKRLSVVFGEHTLLVTVSGQRVFVVKRQNRGREPVDV; encoded by the exons ATG ACTTCTGCACTGACCCAGGGGCTGGAGAGAATCCCAGACCAGCTCGGCTACCTGGTTTTGAGTGAAGGCGCAGTGCTGGCG TCATCTGGGGATCTAGAGAATGACGAGCAGGCAGCCAGTGCTATCTCTGAGCTGGTCAGCACGGCCTGTGGCTTCCGGTTGCACCACAGCACGAACATACCCTTCAAGCGCCTATCGG TGGTCTTTGGAGAACACACGCTGCTGGTGACCGTGTCAGGACAGAGGGTATTTGTGGTGAAGAGGCAGAACCGAGGCCGGGAGCCTGTTGACGTCTGA
- the TRAPPC14 gene encoding trafficking protein particle complex subunit 14, with amino-acid sequence MESQCDYSMYFPAVPLPPRAELAGDPGRYRALPRRNHLYLGETVRFLLVLRCRGGAGSGAGGGAGLGSRGAWAELATALAALASVSAGGGAPGGGGSGDQDPEPPGGGDPGGGPLFRGCSPLLTHGPGPATSGGATTLPVEEPIVSTDEVIFPLTVSLDRLPPGTPKAKIVVTVWKREVEAPEVRDQGYLRLLQTRSPGETFRGEQSAFKAQVSTLLTLLPPPVLKCRQFTVAGKHLTVLKVLNSSSQEEISIWDIRILPNFNASYLPVMPDGSVLLVDNVCHQSGEVSMGSFCRLPGTSGCFPCPLSALEEHNFLFQLRGGEQPPQGAKEGLEVPLIAVVQWSTPKLPFTQSIYTHYRLPSIRLDRPCFVMTASCESPVRTYERFTVTYTLLNNLQDFLAVRLVWTPEHAQAGKQLCEEERRAMQAALDSIVCHTPLNNLGFSRKGSALTFSVAFQALRTGLFELSQHMKLKLQFTASVSHPPPEARPLSRKSSPSSPAVRDLVERHQASLGRSQSFSHQQPSRSHLMRSGSVMERRAITPPVASPVGRPLYLPPDKAVLSLDKIAKRECKVLVVEPVK; translated from the exons ATGGAGTCCCAGTGTGACTACTCCATGTACTTCCCGGCCGTGCCGCTGCCGCCGCGCGCGGAGCTGGCGGGGGACCCGGGCCGGTACCGGGCGCTGCCCCGGCGCAACCATCTCTACTTGGGGGAGACTGTCCGCTTCCTGCTGGTGCTGCGCTGCCGGGGAGGCGCAGGGTCCGGCGCCGGGGGTGGCGCGGGCTTGGGCTCTCGAGGGGCCTGGGCAGAACTGGCAACGGCCTTGGCCGCCCTGGCGTCGGTcagcgccgggggcggggcgcccGGGGGCGGTGGGTCCGGAGACCAGGATCCCGAACCCCCAGGGGGCGGGGATCCCGGAGGTGGGCCGTTGTTTCGAGGCTGCAGCCCTCTCCTCACCCACGGCCCGGGTCCTGCTACCTCAGGGGGAGCGACCACG CTGCCTGTGGAGGAACCAATTGTGTCCACAGATGAGGTCATCTTCCCACTCACCGTTTCACTGGATAGACTGCCCCCCGGGACACCTAAGGCCAAG ATTGTAGTGACTGTGTGGAAACGGGAGGTTGAGGCACCAGAGGTCAGAGATCAAGGCTACTTGCGCTTGTTGCAGACCCGATCTCCTGGGGAGACGTTCCGGGGCGAGCAGAGCGCTTTCAAGGCCCAAG TGAGCACCCTGCTGACTCTGCTGCCCCCTCCGGTTCTGAAATGCCGCCAGTTCACTGTGGCTGGAAAACACTTGACCGTGCTCAAGG TGCTGAACAGCTCCTCCCAGGAGGAAATTTCCATCTGGGATATCCGGATTCTCCCAAACTTCAATGCTAGTTATCTACCTGTCATGCCTgatggctctgtgctgctggtggaTAATGTCTG TCACCAATCTGGGGAAGTCTCCATGGGCTCCTTCTGCCGGCTCCCTGGTACCTCTGGCTGCTTCCCCTGCCCGCTTAGTGCCCTGGAGGAACACAACTTCCTGTTTCAGCTGAGAGGGGGAGAGCAACCCCCTCAAGGAGCCAAGGAG GGCCTAGAAGTTCCCCTGATTGCTGTGGTTCAGTGGTCCACCCCAAAGCTGCCCTTCACCCAGAGCATCTACACCCACTACCG CCTGCCCAGCATCCGCCTGGACCGCCCATGCTTTGTGATGACTGCTTCTTGTGAGTCCCCCGTTCGAACTTATGAGCGGTTCACTGTCACCTACACACTGCTCAACAATCTCCAAGACTTCCTTGCTGTGAGGCTTGTGTGGACCCCGGAGCATGCACAGGCTG GAAAGCAGCTGTGTGAGGAGGAGCGCCGGGCCATGCAGGCAGCCCTGGACTCCATTGTCTGCCACACGCCCCTCAACAATCTAGGCTTTTCCCGGAAGGGCAGTGCGCTCACCTTCAGTGTGgccttccaggctctgaggacaGGGCTCTTTgag CTGAGCCAGCACATGAAACTGAAGCTGCAGTTCACCGCCAGTGTGTCCCACCCTCCGCCCGAGGCCCGGCCCCTGTCTCGAAAGAGCAGCCCCAGCAGCCCTGCTGTCCGGGACCTGGTAGAGAGACACCAGGCTAGCTTAGGCCGCTCTCAGTCCTTTTCTCACCAACAGCCCTCCCGGAGCCACCTCATGAG GTCAGGCAGCGTGATGGAGCGCAGGGCCATCACACCTCCTGTGGCCTCCCCCGTGGGCCGCCCCCTCTACCTGCCTCCGGACAAGGCTGTGCTTTCTCTGGACAAGATTGCCAAGCGCGAGTGCAAGGTCCTGGTGGTGGAGCCTGTCAAGTAG
- the LAMTOR4 gene encoding ragulator complex protein LAMTOR4 isoform X2, producing the protein MSSGDLENDEQAASAISELVSTACGFRLHHSTNIPFKRLSVVFGEHTLLVTVSGQRVFVVKRQNRGREPVDV; encoded by the exons ATG TCATCTGGGGATCTAGAGAATGACGAGCAGGCAGCCAGTGCTATCTCTGAGCTGGTCAGCACGGCCTGTGGCTTCCGGTTGCACCACAGCACGAACATACCCTTCAAGCGCCTATCGG TGGTCTTTGGAGAACACACGCTGCTGGTGACCGTGTCAGGACAGAGGGTATTTGTGGTGAAGAGGCAGAACCGAGGCCGGGAGCCTGTTGACGTCTGA